ATTTGGTTTCGTTTTTTAGTATCATTTGTATTGCTTGCTGTGTATTTAGGGATACGCGGCAAATTACCAAAACTAGAACAATTGCGCTCTGCTTCTGGAAAATTATTAGCGATCGCAACAATATTTTTAGGGATTAATTACTTTTCATTTACCCAAGGTTTAGCATTAACATCGCCTGCTAACGCTGAAGTTCTCATTCAATTATCTAGCCTTTTATTAGGTTTTGGCGGGTTAGTAATTTTTAAAGAACGTTATCGGCTATCTCAATGGATTGGCGTTAGTGTGATGATTTGTGGTTATCTTTTATTTTTTCGCGAACAACTAACGAATTTAATTACAGCACATGGCACATATATACTAGGTAGTGTTTTAATTGCGCTAGGAGCAATGGCTTGGGCTATTTATGCTTTGGCACAAAAGCAGTTATTACAATCTTTATCTTCCAGCAGCATCATGTTGATTATTTATGGAGGCTGTGCTTTATTATTCACTCCTCTAGCTAAAGTTAAATCACTTTTTATACTTGATAGTTTCCATTTGGGAATGTTGGTTTTTTGTGCCTTGAATACTTTAATCGCTTACGGTGCTTTTTCTGAATCATTACAACATTGGGAAGCATCACGAGTAAGTGCAGTAATAGCTTTAGCTCCCATTGTGACATTAATAGCAGTCACGGTTGTATCAGTGATTGCACCTGATTGGATACCACCAGAACACTTCACCCTCATAGCAATATTTGGAGCGGGTTTAGTAGTTACAGGTTCAGTAGCGATCGCTTTGGGAAAAGCTAATTAATTGCAATGTTTTTCAGGATTTTTACTGGCTTTTTCAGCTAGTGATTTTGTGCAATATTCAAAGCTACAACATAAATACTGAGGCAGACTATTTTTTATTTGTTATGATTTAATAGTGAAGGCAAACTACTGAAGTCAGATGGATACTGTAGCAATCTGCGTGACTTTGTAGGATTTGATTGTTGACTTTATAGCCGAAATATCATTGGAAAAGAATTCAAAAATCAGAATTCAGGAGTCAGAATAAATTACTAGGTAATTGGGAATCACTA
This portion of the Nostoc sp. GT001 genome encodes:
- a CDS encoding DMT family transporter codes for the protein MLLHQSSGRWRLGLTLSLLTVLLWGILPIALAVILQVLDVYTVIWFRFLVSFVLLAVYLGIRGKLPKLEQLRSASGKLLAIATIFLGINYFSFTQGLALTSPANAEVLIQLSSLLLGFGGLVIFKERYRLSQWIGVSVMICGYLLFFREQLTNLITAHGTYILGSVLIALGAMAWAIYALAQKQLLQSLSSSSIMLIIYGGCALLFTPLAKVKSLFILDSFHLGMLVFCALNTLIAYGAFSESLQHWEASRVSAVIALAPIVTLIAVTVVSVIAPDWIPPEHFTLIAIFGAGLVVTGSVAIALGKAN